From the Thermostichus vulcanus str. 'Rupite' genome, the window CAACTGAAAGCGCTGGTGGGACGTGGCCCCATTGATCAGGATGCCATCGAAGAAATCGAGATGGTGCTGCTGCAGGCGGATGTGGGGATCGATGCAACTGAGCGGATCATCCAGGCCTTGCAAAAACGGATGCGCGAGGAGGTGCTACCCCCGGAAGAGGCGGTGAAGTACCTCAAACAGCAAATGCGACAAATGCTCACCATCGGGGATCCCACATTTGCGCCGCAACGAGACAGATTGAATGTCTGGCTCATCGTCGGGGTGAATGGGGCGGGCAAAACCACCACCATCGGTAAGATCGCCCACGTCGCTCAGGGATCCGGCTACAAATGTCTGATCGCTGCCGCCGATACCTTTCGGGCTGCTGCCGTGGAGCAACTCAAGGTTTGGGGAGAACGAGCGGGTGTGGAGGTGATCGCCAATCCTGGCCAAAATACCGATCCGGCAGCGGTGGTCTTTGATGCAGTGATGGCAGCCCAGGCCCGGGGCACAGAGTTATTGCTGGTGGATACGGCAGGCCGTCTGCAAAACAAAAAGAACCTGATGGAGGAACTGGCCAAGATTCGCCGCATCATTGACAAAAAAGCTCCCGAAGCAACGGTAGAAGCGCTGCTGGTGCTGGATGCTACGCAGGGGCAAAACGGGTTGCGGCAAGCCCAGGTGTTTGCCGAGGCCGCCAAGCTAAGTGGGGTGATTCTGACCAAGCTGGATAGCACCGCCAAAGGAGGGATCGCTCTGGCCATCACCCAACAGATGCACCTACCAATTCGCTTCATTGGCGCTGGAGAAGGCTTGGAAGATCTGCGCCCCTTTTCCAGTTACGAGTTTGTGGAGGCGCTCTTGAGCGAGTATTAAGGCGCCCCCTCACTTCGGAGAACGGCCCGTGAAGGAGATGCCCACCGCCCCCGCTGTATCCCC encodes:
- the ftsY gene encoding signal recognition particle-docking protein FtsY — protein: MAFDWFRRRFTEQSQPEAGSEKPTEAAQQPEPAAPEPAPEDYLAFAKAAYANLKAREASQAAPVAAPPPEVASTPAPAEIPRESSAPASVETPVSTPEPEGSQPATPVVEERPAESAPAQPVATPAFFDLAPRAAERLEALEASAIAEPEPVADTLSSPPEASSEAPVEELVFDEGFRWSAEILAAQGRRPEEISAEEISWLQKLRQGLGKTRLNLINQLKALVGRGPIDQDAIEEIEMVLLQADVGIDATERIIQALQKRMREEVLPPEEAVKYLKQQMRQMLTIGDPTFAPQRDRLNVWLIVGVNGAGKTTTIGKIAHVAQGSGYKCLIAAADTFRAAAVEQLKVWGERAGVEVIANPGQNTDPAAVVFDAVMAAQARGTELLLVDTAGRLQNKKNLMEELAKIRRIIDKKAPEATVEALLVLDATQGQNGLRQAQVFAEAAKLSGVILTKLDSTAKGGIALAITQQMHLPIRFIGAGEGLEDLRPFSSYEFVEALLSEY